A window of Bacteroidota bacterium contains these coding sequences:
- a CDS encoding helix-turn-helix transcriptional regulator — MKQSDAAKLIGVSKSYISKVYSGKLKSPLADVIFSTINIEDQLMKVFTHPLFSELCDVGVSKAKNPDVRKLASLMQHWSLSLRQKQIADIPNDIVSNNGDE, encoded by the coding sequence ATGAAACAATCAGACGCTGCAAAATTAATCGGTGTTTCAAAAAGCTATATAAGCAAAGTATATTCCGGAAAACTAAAAAGCCCGTTGGCTGATGTAATTTTTTCTACAATTAATATTGAAGACCAATTGATGAAGGTTTTTACCCACCCATTATTTTCGGAGCTTTGCGATGTCGGGGTTTCCAAAGCTAAAAATCCCGACGTGCGTAAGTTAGCATCGCTAATGCAGCACTGGTCGTTAAGCTTACGCCAAAAACAAATCGCCGATATTCCTAACGATATAGTATCAAACAATGGAGACGAATAA
- a CDS encoding helix-turn-helix transcriptional regulator: MKNKTIDLYQRIPNRAQIAHKLGVTRNYISMLILGKRKNPEMLEKIKKIIHKSLKVD, from the coding sequence ATGAAGAATAAAACAATTGACCTATATCAACGCATCCCGAACCGGGCACAGATTGCCCACAAGCTTGGCGTTACACGCAACTACATCTCTATGCTCATCCTCGGCAAACGCAAGAACCCAGAGATGCTCGAAAAGATTAAAAAAATTATACACAAAAGCTTGAAGGTGGATTAA
- a CDS encoding host-nuclease inhibitor Gam family protein, with protein sequence MPKTKTIQKTTLTSFQDVDQNLRFIGLEKSFVSKREAQMNKLILDIQGKYEEETREARESIMALEKDIELYCSEHRDEFVESKTIALNYGLVSFRLSTPKLQPLRGNTWEVVLTIIKKLKLTRFIRVKEELDKDAIKSQYPDSRDLAKFGLQLTQSEQFYYEVNETPII encoded by the coding sequence ATGCCTAAAACAAAAACTATCCAAAAAACAACGTTGACATCGTTTCAAGATGTTGACCAAAACCTAAGATTTATCGGGCTCGAAAAATCATTCGTCTCGAAGCGCGAAGCCCAAATGAATAAATTGATTCTCGACATCCAAGGCAAATACGAAGAAGAAACACGCGAAGCACGCGAAAGCATTATGGCGCTCGAAAAAGACATCGAGCTCTATTGCAGCGAACATCGTGACGAGTTCGTAGAATCGAAAACCATCGCCTTAAATTATGGGCTCGTAAGCTTCCGATTAAGCACACCGAAACTGCAACCGCTGCGTGGCAACACTTGGGAGGTTGTTCTCACCATTATAAAGAAACTAAAATTAACACGCTTCATCCGCGTTAAAGAAGAACTTGATAAAGACGCAATCAAATCGCAGTATCCCGACTCCAGAGATCTGGCAAAATTCGGACTACAGCTCACCCAGTCTGAGCAGTTTTATTATGAAGTAAACGAGACTCCGATTATCTAA